The genomic interval AGCCGTGTTCGTTCAGGCGCTGATCGATCGAGGCGGTGTAGATCTTCACGTCCGGGTGGGCTTTTTCCACCACGTCGATGCCTTCTGGCGCGGCGACCAGGACCATGGCCCGGATCTCTTTGCAGCCGGCCTTTTTCAGCAGGTCGATGGTGGCGACCATCGAACCGCCGGTGGCCAGCATCGGGTCGATGATCAGGGCCAGGCGCTGGTTGATGTCCGGCGCGAGTTTTTCCAGGTAGGTATGGGCTTCGAGGGTTTCTTCGTTGCGGGCAACGCCGACGGCACTGACCTTGGCACCCGGGATCAGGCTGAGCACGCCGTCGAGCATGCCGATGCCGGCGCGCAGGATGGGGACTACCGTGATCTTCTTGCCGGCAATTTTTTCAACTTGCACCTTGCCACACCAGCCGTCGATCTCGTAGGTTTCGAGTGGCAGGTCCTGGGTGGCTTCATAGGTCAGGAGCGCGCCGACTTCCTGGGCGAGTTCGCGAAAATTCTTGGTGCTGATATCGGCACGGCGCATCAGGCCGAGCTTGTGGCGGATCAGCGGGTGGCGGATCTCACGAGTGGGCATAGGGGGCTCCGAAAGGCGGGCAAAAAAACCGCGCTAGATTAATCTATTCAACCTGTGCTGTCGTCTGGTCATTTTGGACGTTAGTCCATAAATGCTTGATCTGGGACGAGCGGATGCGTACCTTTGCCCGCTTTTCCAAAATGCACCCCCGGAGAGCGCCATGTCCGCCGATCTCGAGCACATCCGTCAAGTCATGCGTGAAGCTGACTGCCTGTACACCGAAGCCGAAGTCGAAGCGGCCATCGCCAACGTCGGCGAGCAGATCTGCAAGGACCTGCACGACAAGAACCCGGTGGTGTTCTGCGTGATGAACGGTGGCCTTATCTTCTCCGGCAAACTGCTGACCCACTTGCAGTTCCCGCTCGAAGCTTCGTACCTGCACGCCACCCGCTACCGCAACCAGACCAGCGGCGGTGAGCTGTTCTGGAAGGCCAAGCCGGAAGTGTCGTTCATCGACCGTGATGTGCTGATCGTCGACGACATCCTCGACGAAGGCCACACCCTCAGCGCCATCATCGAGTTCT from Pseudomonas fortuita carries:
- the upp gene encoding uracil phosphoribosyltransferase, which encodes MPTREIRHPLIRHKLGLMRRADISTKNFRELAQEVGALLTYEATQDLPLETYEIDGWCGKVQVEKIAGKKITVVPILRAGIGMLDGVLSLIPGAKVSAVGVARNEETLEAHTYLEKLAPDINQRLALIIDPMLATGGSMVATIDLLKKAGCKEIRAMVLVAAPEGIDVVEKAHPDVKIYTASIDQRLNEHGYIVPGLGDAGDKIFGTKQKDA
- a CDS encoding hypoxanthine-guanine phosphoribosyltransferase; the protein is MSADLEHIRQVMREADCLYTEAEVEAAIANVGEQICKDLHDKNPVVFCVMNGGLIFSGKLLTHLQFPLEASYLHATRYRNQTSGGELFWKAKPEVSFIDRDVLIVDDILDEGHTLSAIIEFCKHAGARSVYTAVLIDKDHDRKASPDLKANYVGLPCVDRYIFGYGMDYKGYWRNANGIFAVKGL